From the genome of Pseudomonadota bacterium, one region includes:
- a CDS encoding AMP-binding protein gives MQIYSKLSVESLYWNEYMETMPREKLDQLHLRRLQQLVKYAYEKIPMYRDLYDKSHVKPEDIKTLADFAEKIPTIDKSDVVHYQSVNPPFGGSIVQNCEEYISFYFQTSGTTGIPLKEVGSYRDMLSTGWVFKWWAHGIRPTDVFFVAFPFGIFMAFWCAYYDAVALGAQVITSGGLTTEQRVRQIMELKPTVLLATPTYAMRIAEVAREMGIDPAESSINFVTSAGEPGYVLPTIREAAERAWGAKAIDLYGISDLWGSTAWHCPSHPDRLHLTETIAYPLVIDEKGKVVPDGGKGEWVLTNYSTIMPLIKYRTHDVVEWHKETCDCGRTWVWLRDGVLGRTDHMVTIKGSNVYPTAIQTIIGETPGLSGNLEIHIKTETEGDAVEVKVEALPAVSATSYEKLRKTLANELRYRIGVSMKVEILPPKSLPRYEVKAKRVFDHRK, from the coding sequence ATGCAGATTTATAGCAAACTATCTGTAGAAAGTCTCTACTGGAATGAGTATATGGAAACCATGCCGCGAGAAAAACTGGACCAGCTCCATCTACGGCGGCTTCAACAGTTGGTTAAATATGCTTATGAAAAGATCCCCATGTACCGTGATTTATATGATAAATCCCACGTAAAGCCGGAAGATATTAAAACATTGGCTGACTTTGCAGAAAAAATCCCCACAATTGATAAATCGGATGTAGTTCATTATCAAAGTGTGAATCCGCCTTTTGGAGGAAGTATTGTGCAAAATTGTGAAGAATATATTTCTTTCTATTTTCAGACCTCCGGAACCACGGGAATCCCTTTAAAGGAGGTCGGATCTTATCGAGATATGCTAAGTACCGGTTGGGTGTTTAAATGGTGGGCGCACGGCATTCGTCCTACGGATGTATTCTTCGTGGCCTTTCCTTTTGGCATCTTTATGGCTTTTTGGTGTGCTTACTACGATGCGGTAGCCTTGGGAGCTCAAGTAATAACCTCGGGGGGGTTAACTACCGAGCAACGGGTGAGGCAGATCATGGAATTGAAACCAACCGTATTGTTGGCAACTCCCACATATGCCATGCGGATAGCTGAGGTAGCCCGGGAAATGGGTATCGACCCTGCGGAGTCCTCTATTAATTTTGTTACCTCCGCCGGGGAACCCGGTTATGTGTTGCCCACCATCAGGGAAGCTGCCGAAAGAGCATGGGGAGCCAAAGCGATAGATTTGTACGGTATTTCTGATCTATGGGGTTCCACTGCCTGGCATTGTCCCTCCCATCCGGATCGCCTTCATTTGACTGAGACAATTGCTTATCCTCTAGTTATAGATGAGAAAGGCAAGGTAGTGCCTGATGGAGGTAAAGGAGAATGGGTGCTGACCAACTATTCTACGATAATGCCCTTAATTAAATATCGAACCCATGATGTCGTGGAATGGCATAAAGAGACCTGCGACTGCGGCAGAACCTGGGTATGGTTGCGTGATGGTGTGCTGGGAAGAACTGATCATATGGTGACTATTAAGGGCTCAAATGTGTACCCCACTGCCATTCAAACCATCATTGGAGAAACTCCGGGACTTTCCGGAAACTTAGAGATTCATATTAAAACTGAAACAGAAGGTGATGCGGTAGAAGTAAAAGTAGAAGCTCTTCCTGCCGTATCTGCCACAAGTTATGAGAAACTAAGAAAAACATTAGCTAATGAGCTACGTTACAGGATCGGAGTGAGCATGAAAGTGGAAATATTACCGCCTAAGTCGCTTCCCCGGTATGAAGTAAAAGCTAAACGGGTTTTTGACCACCGTAAATAA